The proteins below come from a single uncultured Carboxylicivirga sp. genomic window:
- a CDS encoding glycoside hydrolase family 3 C-terminal domain-containing protein — MRNKIGSLLLVLLVFFQWGCKNQVGKTSHLSFEKRVDDLVAKMTLEEKVSQLQYDSPAIPRLNIHEYNWWNECLHGVGRSGLATVFPQAIGMAAMWDDQMMFFIADAVSDEARAKYNKFHKEGKRGIYHGLTFWTPNINIFRDPRWGRGMETYGEDPYLSGELGVAYIKGLQGDDSTYIKLVATAKHFAVHSGPESNRHSFNAQPSAYDFLETYSPQFKKAVQKADLYSVMCAYNRLNGQPCCGNERLSNLLRKQWGFDGYIVSDCWAVRDFYEQNAHEVVNTKAEAAAMSIHAGTDLNCGDSYPALAEAVDKGYVSESEIDVSVKRVLLARMKLGMFDDDAIVPYASISTDVIDSEQHRLLALQAARKSMVLLKNDDHLLPFPKSLQKVAVIGPNAKHIEALLGNYNGYPSRPIAPLEGIKEKLPNAKITYALGCKHAKELPYLEVIPGEFLYTDETLSKHGLKAEYYRDSTFVGDAVLSRIDEELNFEWWDKGPGEPVNGDDFSAVWTGYLVPDKTGEYTVGGQGFNFFSVQIDDEVVCERGGVHDPIRKYKQVYLEAGKKYKVRCSFKHKNSEYALARLLWEVPNDDLQKDAIEVASNADAIVLCMGLSPLLEGEEMKVEVEGFSGGDRVAIGLPKVQEELIKKIVALNRPTVLVLMNGSALAVNWEDKNISSILEAWYPGQAGGQAIADVLFGDYNPAGRLPLTFYKSLDQLPDFENYNMEGRTYRYFKGEPLYQFGHGLSYTTFEYSDLIVPSEVFAGEALTVSVDVANTGKYDGDEVVQLYVSHPDSDYKVAIRSLKAFKRIHLKAGEHQTVTLTLQPEDMAVLNDDYQYIIDGAPLKVSVGGCQPSEEAIIQQKTIESNVNIQLIDNEVLVLK, encoded by the coding sequence ATGCGTAACAAAATAGGATCGTTATTATTAGTGTTGTTAGTATTTTTTCAGTGGGGTTGTAAAAATCAAGTCGGTAAAACAAGCCATTTATCTTTCGAAAAAAGAGTGGATGACTTGGTGGCGAAAATGACGTTGGAAGAAAAAGTTAGTCAGCTTCAATATGATTCTCCTGCCATACCTCGTTTAAATATTCATGAATACAATTGGTGGAACGAGTGTCTTCATGGAGTGGGACGGTCTGGTTTGGCAACAGTTTTTCCACAGGCCATTGGAATGGCTGCTATGTGGGACGATCAGATGATGTTTTTTATTGCGGATGCGGTTTCAGACGAAGCCCGGGCCAAATACAACAAATTTCATAAAGAAGGTAAAAGAGGTATTTATCACGGTTTAACGTTCTGGACACCTAATATAAATATCTTTCGCGACCCGCGATGGGGAAGAGGTATGGAGACCTATGGCGAAGATCCTTATTTATCGGGTGAGTTAGGAGTTGCTTATATAAAAGGACTGCAGGGCGATGATTCTACATATATTAAATTAGTTGCAACGGCAAAGCATTTTGCTGTTCATAGTGGTCCTGAGTCCAATCGTCATAGTTTTAATGCTCAGCCATCTGCATATGATTTTTTAGAAACCTACTCACCTCAATTTAAAAAAGCTGTTCAAAAAGCCGATTTATATTCTGTTATGTGTGCTTATAACCGCTTAAATGGACAGCCGTGTTGTGGTAATGAAAGGTTGAGTAATTTGCTTCGAAAACAATGGGGATTTGATGGTTATATAGTTTCGGATTGTTGGGCGGTTAGAGATTTTTATGAGCAAAATGCTCATGAAGTGGTAAATACTAAAGCCGAAGCAGCTGCTATGTCAATTCATGCCGGAACTGATCTAAACTGTGGAGATTCATACCCGGCACTGGCAGAGGCTGTTGATAAAGGTTATGTTAGCGAATCGGAAATAGATGTTTCGGTAAAAAGAGTATTATTGGCTCGCATGAAGTTGGGGATGTTTGATGATGATGCTATAGTTCCCTATGCATCCATCTCAACAGATGTCATTGATTCGGAACAGCATCGCTTATTGGCTTTGCAAGCTGCTCGTAAATCAATGGTATTGCTAAAGAACGATGATCATTTGCTGCCTTTCCCAAAGAGCTTACAAAAAGTTGCAGTTATTGGGCCAAATGCAAAACATATTGAAGCCTTGTTGGGTAATTATAACGGATATCCTTCTCGTCCTATCGCTCCTTTAGAAGGAATAAAAGAAAAGCTACCTAATGCGAAAATAACTTATGCTTTAGGATGCAAACATGCAAAAGAGTTGCCTTATCTTGAAGTGATTCCGGGTGAGTTTTTATATACTGATGAAACATTATCAAAACATGGTTTAAAGGCTGAATATTATAGAGATTCGACTTTCGTAGGAGATGCTGTATTAAGCCGAATTGATGAAGAACTAAACTTTGAATGGTGGGATAAAGGCCCGGGAGAACCTGTTAATGGTGACGATTTTAGTGCTGTTTGGACCGGTTATTTGGTTCCTGACAAAACTGGAGAATACACTGTTGGAGGACAGGGCTTTAACTTTTTTAGTGTGCAAATCGATGATGAAGTAGTTTGCGAAAGAGGAGGAGTACACGATCCAATTCGTAAATATAAGCAAGTGTATCTTGAAGCAGGAAAGAAATATAAGGTAAGATGTAGTTTTAAACATAAGAATTCTGAGTATGCTCTTGCCAGATTATTGTGGGAAGTTCCAAATGATGATTTGCAGAAAGATGCCATTGAGGTTGCCAGCAATGCCGATGCCATTGTTTTGTGCATGGGCTTGAGTCCTTTACTGGAAGGCGAAGAAATGAAGGTAGAAGTGGAAGGATTTTCCGGAGGCGACAGGGTTGCAATTGGTTTACCCAAGGTTCAGGAAGAATTAATTAAGAAGATAGTAGCTTTGAATCGCCCTACTGTACTTGTGCTGATGAACGGAAGTGCTTTGGCTGTTAATTGGGAAGATAAGAATATCTCTTCTATTTTGGAAGCATGGTATCCGGGCCAGGCTGGTGGACAAGCCATTGCTGATGTGTTATTTGGCGATTATAACCCGGCCGGACGCTTACCATTGACGTTTTATAAATCATTGGATCAGCTGCCCGATTTTGAAAATTACAATATGGAAGGTCGTACATATCGTTATTTCAAAGGCGAGCCTTTGTATCAATTCGGTCACGGGTTAAGCTATACCACTTTTGAATATTCCGATTTGATTGTACCTTCTGAGGTTTTTGCCGGAGAAGCATTAACCGTTTCTGTAGATGTTGCTAATACCGGTAAATACGATGGTGATGAGGTGGTTCAATTGTATGTTTCACATCCCGATTCGGATTATAAAGTAGCGATCCGAAGCCTTAAAGCTTTTAAACGAATTCATTTGAAGGCAGGAGAACATCAAACGGTAACATTAACACTTCAGCCCGAAGATATGGCTGTTTTGAATGATGATTATCAATACATCATCGATGGAGCGCCATTGAAAGTTAGTGTTGGAGGCTGCCAGCCTTCCGAAGAAGCAATTATCCAACAAAAAACCATCGAAAGTAATGTTAATATCCAATTAATAGATAACGAAGTTCTTGTACTTAAATAA
- a CDS encoding two-component regulator propeller domain-containing protein produces the protein MQSAKICLFLLLITIHTSILSQKKRLFDFNEGLSNSLINEVFQDHLGFIWVATEDGLNRFDGITFKSFEGSKNQPQSLKANFVTSLYEDDKGNLWVGQINGLQVYRPETELFEEIIIHINDQQIHPYVSGIAESENGDIWITTSRYGLIKIEHETGRPRYSTRLNKQLCSFYLECIFIDKDGLLWIGSDNNGLNTYNPETGEIQTFSENKSAPFYLPGNDITDICEDNKGNIYIAGLKAGLLRYSKNSHTITRIKSYNQNEKSFPVKSLLFDSKKRLWVGTDGKGLYRLNNETDLLEPMNPGSSSFDFSRSKIHSVIEDNVGNIWLGIFQKGLFLFPESPELFNHYGYRAFGENSLGSNCITAINGSGNNLWIGTDGDGIYKLNRTTKSVNHVDLTNTKGAISGNNVLSLFHSNNQFLWIGTFFDGLIKYDTQTGKIKTFKNNPDDPSSLVNDKVTSIKPGENGKLWLATLGGGICRFDPQNESFTKGINWSDSLNQLIPQWVNDIYIDNVNNLWIGTYDGLAYAQRNKNRITLFTTTENFLPHNVVYSIFPDSEGNIWAGTYGGLVKINPVTLTSEIFTTTDGLGSNVICGISEDEREQIWISTHNGLSRFNPEDTTFTTYYASDGLQANEFSRNAIYSSENKQLFFGGINGVTELKKDYYTYNRTIRDVMLTEFRRFNKPVAIGEKSGKHIILNKSIVLADTIQLAERDNVFSIGFTSVELANQSRITYEYKMEGFDQNWNRSNSLSRSATYTNLKHGTYHFYVRGVDKEQYSTPRKLTIIIYPPWYKTSWAMALWIALAFLFMYGIMMFNKEKVLRLEAERTNENKMQFFINISHEIKTPLTLIIDPLDKLLKKKANDETMRLYQTMHLNANRIFRLVNQLLDVRKIDKGQLLIKFQKTNLYEIITEIARAYELMAENKGIEFNVISEHKELEVWIDPWNFEKVILNLLSNAFKYTPSGGTVEIFISSIPNPLHPDQLSAVEIKVSDTGIGLKKSDLEKIFNRFYQASSKENIHNTGTGIGLHLSRSLVELHKGKLYAENKTNGNGTNFVVVLPLGNSHLPKKDLLHEENFIPAPSNIIPIDEENTSNNGNHTHQPSTNYNILVVEDEDEIRSYLNQELSSVYTVTVCENGAQALEIIKENKPDLIISDIMMPILDGISLCKKLKGNMETSHIPIILLTALSKDEDKAEGIETGADMYLVKPFNSNFLKKTVANLLENRRKIYLQLSQKSNNHPIEEIKMKSHDEILMQKIMTVIKNNISESDLNVEMLADAVGISRVHMHRKLKELTNQSARDFIKNIRMKQAAYILANKKLNISEVAYAVGYSNLSHFSNSFKSFYGVSPKEYVKQNATENYA, from the coding sequence ATGCAATCAGCTAAAATCTGTCTGTTTCTATTATTGATTACCATTCATACTTCAATATTAAGTCAGAAAAAAAGACTTTTTGACTTTAATGAAGGACTGTCAAATAGTTTAATTAACGAAGTTTTTCAGGACCATCTGGGATTTATTTGGGTGGCCACCGAGGATGGTTTAAACCGTTTTGATGGAATTACGTTCAAATCGTTTGAAGGAAGTAAGAATCAACCTCAATCGCTAAAAGCCAATTTTGTTACTTCCCTTTACGAAGATGACAAGGGCAATTTATGGGTTGGACAAATCAACGGACTGCAAGTTTATCGGCCCGAAACCGAACTTTTTGAAGAGATTATCATTCATATTAACGATCAACAGATTCACCCATATGTAAGCGGTATTGCCGAATCAGAAAATGGAGATATATGGATTACGACCTCTCGATATGGATTGATTAAAATAGAGCACGAAACAGGTAGGCCTCGTTACTCAACTCGTTTAAATAAACAACTGTGCAGCTTTTATCTCGAATGCATTTTTATAGACAAAGATGGTTTACTTTGGATTGGATCAGACAACAATGGATTAAATACTTATAATCCTGAAACAGGTGAAATACAAACTTTTTCAGAAAACAAAAGTGCTCCTTTTTATTTGCCAGGTAATGATATTACTGATATTTGTGAAGACAATAAGGGCAACATTTACATTGCTGGGTTAAAAGCTGGTTTATTGCGATATAGCAAGAATTCACATACAATTACCCGCATTAAATCCTACAATCAAAATGAGAAAAGCTTTCCGGTTAAGTCTTTATTATTCGATTCGAAAAAACGCTTATGGGTTGGTACCGACGGAAAAGGATTGTACCGTTTAAATAACGAAACAGATTTACTTGAGCCGATGAATCCGGGCAGTTCGTCCTTTGATTTTTCGCGCAGCAAAATACATTCGGTTATCGAAGATAATGTGGGAAATATTTGGCTGGGTATTTTTCAAAAAGGATTGTTTCTCTTTCCGGAATCGCCCGAATTATTTAATCACTATGGTTACAGAGCTTTTGGAGAAAACAGCCTGGGATCAAACTGCATCACAGCCATTAATGGATCGGGAAACAACCTATGGATCGGAACCGATGGGGATGGAATTTACAAACTGAACAGAACTACCAAATCAGTCAATCACGTTGATTTAACAAATACAAAAGGAGCAATAAGTGGCAATAATGTACTGAGTTTGTTTCATTCCAACAATCAGTTTTTATGGATTGGAACTTTTTTTGATGGTTTAATCAAATACGATACCCAAACAGGTAAAATCAAAACCTTTAAAAATAATCCTGATGATCCTTCATCGCTTGTAAACGATAAAGTAACGTCCATCAAACCAGGTGAAAATGGAAAATTATGGTTAGCTACTTTAGGTGGTGGCATTTGCCGTTTTGATCCTCAAAACGAATCCTTTACTAAAGGAATTAACTGGAGCGATTCTTTAAATCAACTGATACCCCAATGGGTTAACGATATTTACATTGATAATGTTAATAACCTATGGATTGGCACCTACGATGGTTTAGCGTATGCTCAGCGCAATAAAAACAGAATAACACTTTTTACAACCACCGAAAATTTTTTACCTCATAATGTTGTGTATAGTATTTTTCCCGATTCGGAAGGTAATATTTGGGCTGGTACCTACGGAGGCTTAGTAAAGATAAATCCCGTAACTTTAACCTCAGAGATATTTACCACCACCGATGGATTGGGAAGTAACGTAATATGTGGAATATCTGAAGATGAGAGAGAGCAAATTTGGATAAGTACTCACAACGGCTTAAGTCGTTTTAATCCTGAAGACACCACCTTTACAACTTATTATGCCTCGGATGGTTTACAAGCCAATGAGTTTTCGAGAAATGCCATTTACAGCTCAGAAAACAAACAATTGTTTTTTGGAGGGATTAATGGTGTTACCGAATTAAAGAAAGATTATTACACCTATAATCGCACTATACGAGATGTGATGCTGACTGAATTTCGCCGATTTAACAAACCTGTAGCTATTGGAGAGAAATCGGGTAAACATATCATTTTAAATAAATCAATTGTTTTAGCCGACACGATTCAGTTAGCTGAACGCGACAACGTTTTTTCCATTGGATTTACTTCTGTTGAACTGGCTAATCAGAGCCGTATTACATACGAATATAAGATGGAGGGCTTTGATCAAAACTGGAACCGAAGTAATTCGCTCAGTCGCTCGGCAACCTATACCAACCTTAAACATGGTACCTATCATTTTTATGTACGCGGGGTTGATAAAGAACAATATTCTACTCCACGTAAGCTAACCATTATTATTTATCCTCCCTGGTATAAAACAAGCTGGGCTATGGCACTTTGGATTGCTTTGGCATTCTTGTTTATGTATGGTATAATGATGTTTAATAAAGAAAAGGTTTTGCGTTTAGAGGCCGAAAGAACCAACGAAAACAAAATGCAATTCTTCATCAATATTTCACACGAGATTAAAACGCCATTAACCTTAATTATTGATCCGCTTGATAAACTTTTAAAGAAAAAAGCGAATGACGAAACCATGCGTTTATATCAAACCATGCATTTAAATGCCAATCGTATATTCAGATTGGTAAATCAATTGCTCGATGTTCGAAAAATTGATAAAGGACAATTATTGATTAAATTTCAAAAGACCAACCTCTATGAAATCATAACGGAGATTGCACGTGCGTACGAACTAATGGCTGAAAACAAAGGAATTGAATTCAATGTTATCAGTGAGCATAAAGAACTAGAAGTATGGATTGATCCTTGGAATTTCGAAAAAGTGATACTCAATCTTCTTTCCAATGCATTTAAATACACTCCTTCTGGAGGGACGGTTGAGATTTTTATTAGTTCAATACCCAATCCTCTGCATCCCGATCAGTTGAGCGCTGTTGAAATAAAGGTTTCGGATACCGGTATTGGCTTGAAGAAATCTGATCTCGAGAAAATATTTAACCGGTTTTATCAAGCATCATCAAAAGAAAACATACATAATACCGGAACAGGTATTGGTTTGCATTTATCCAGATCGCTGGTTGAACTGCATAAGGGAAAACTATATGCCGAAAATAAGACCAATGGTAATGGAACCAACTTTGTGGTAGTTTTACCATTAGGGAATAGTCATTTACCTAAAAAGGATCTGCTGCACGAAGAAAATTTTATTCCTGCACCATCGAATATCATACCGATAGATGAAGAAAATACATCTAATAATGGTAATCACACGCATCAACCTTCAACTAATTACAATATACTGGTAGTTGAAGATGAAGACGAAATACGAAGTTATTTGAATCAGGAACTATCGTCGGTCTATACTGTAACAGTTTGCGAAAACGGAGCTCAGGCATTAGAAATTATCAAAGAAAACAAACCTGACTTGATTATCAGCGATATTATGATGCCCATTCTGGATGGTATTAGTTTATGCAAAAAGCTAAAAGGAAATATGGAAACCAGCCACATACCAATCATTTTACTTACCGCTTTATCGAAAGACGAAGACAAAGCCGAAGGAATTGAAACCGGGGCTGATATGTATCTGGTGAAACCTTTTAATAGCAACTTTTTGAAAAAAACAGTTGCTAACTTACTTGAGAACAGACGAAAAATTTATTTACAACTATCGCAAAAGTCGAATAACCATCCTATTGAAGAAATTAAAATGAAGTCGCACGACGAAATTTTAATGCAAAAAATTATGACGGTTATTAAAAATAATATTTCTGAAAGTGATTTAAATGTTGAAATGCTGGCCGATGCTGTGGGCATAAGCCGTGTACATATGCACCGTAAGCTTAAAGAGTTAACCAATCAATCGGCGCGCGACTTTATTAAAAACATACGAATGAAACAGGCTGCCTATATACTGGCCAATAAAAAGCTAAACATCAGCGAGGTTGCTTATGCAGTTGGTTACTCAAACCTTTCGCATTTTTCAAACTCGTTTAAATCATTTTACGGTGTATCGCCCAAAGAATATGTGAAACAAAACGCCACCGAAAATTATGCATAA
- a CDS encoding alpha-glucuronidase family glycosyl hydrolase: MKKNQSRIINTVFYFLLISMSLQAQIDGSNLWFSQSKLHSHNHLLQPKSLVVTDMDGKLTLASNELLTGLNKLFQTSIKQKSRVSKGSVWLSLTNNSEVIQFIDPQELKALGEDGFIIKYIDEKKSVLITGNNQKAVLYGVFHYLRLLQTIAVDKDSLNIIEVPKYKVRILNHWDNLDGSVERGYAGRSIWKWDELPTKVSPRYKKYARANASIGINGTVLNNVNANPHILTTEYLQKVKVIASELRTYGIQVYLSVNFASPAVLGGLDDANPKKEEVKDWWKNKVKEIYELIPDFGGFLVKANSEGQPGPMDYGCTHADGANMLADALKPYGGIVMWRAFVYNPKGSDRAKQAYEEFMPLDEQFRDNVMIQVKNGPVDFQPREPFSPMFGAMKETQVMPELQITQEYLGFSDHLVYLGTLYQEFLQSDTYAKGKGSTVAKVTDGSIYNHPVSGIAGVANIGEDTNWCGHHFAQANWYVFGRLSWNPDADVKTIAEEWVRQTLTQKDKAVSSIVEVMMNSREATVNYMTPLGLHHLMGWDHHYGPEPWCVVEGARPDWLPTYYHKADSIGIGFDRSSTGSNAIEQYFEPLRSQFDSIDNCPEEYLLWFHHVPWNHKMENGQTLWNQLCLKYQEGVDEVKKSLEVWNKMESFIDKQQYKEVQAKLEIQLKEAIWWKDACILYFQSFSKQPFPKGVEEPVHKLEELKKLKFDLKHHN; encoded by the coding sequence ATGAAGAAAAATCAATCACGTATTATTAATACCGTATTTTATTTTTTATTGATTTCAATGTCTTTGCAGGCTCAAATTGATGGAAGTAATTTATGGTTTTCTCAATCAAAGCTTCACTCTCATAATCATTTGTTACAACCAAAATCACTAGTTGTAACAGATATGGATGGCAAGTTAACTTTAGCTTCAAATGAGTTATTAACTGGTTTGAATAAGCTTTTTCAGACTTCAATAAAGCAAAAATCGAGGGTGTCAAAAGGCAGTGTATGGCTATCGTTGACTAATAATTCAGAGGTTATTCAATTTATAGACCCACAAGAATTAAAAGCTTTGGGTGAAGATGGTTTCATCATTAAATATATAGATGAAAAGAAATCTGTTTTGATAACCGGGAATAATCAAAAAGCGGTTCTGTATGGTGTTTTTCATTATTTACGACTGCTGCAAACAATTGCTGTTGATAAAGATTCATTGAATATTATTGAGGTTCCAAAATACAAAGTTAGAATTCTCAACCATTGGGATAACCTGGATGGGTCGGTTGAGCGGGGTTATGCTGGTCGATCCATTTGGAAATGGGATGAATTACCCACAAAGGTAAGTCCCCGATATAAGAAATATGCGCGTGCTAATGCATCCATCGGAATCAACGGAACGGTTTTGAACAATGTAAATGCCAATCCTCATATCTTAACCACCGAATATTTGCAAAAAGTAAAGGTGATTGCGTCAGAGTTACGTACTTATGGAATACAGGTTTATCTATCGGTTAATTTTGCTTCACCGGCTGTTTTAGGAGGTTTAGATGATGCTAATCCTAAGAAAGAAGAGGTGAAAGATTGGTGGAAAAACAAGGTGAAAGAGATTTACGAACTGATACCTGACTTTGGAGGGTTTCTGGTAAAAGCTAATTCCGAAGGTCAGCCGGGACCCATGGATTATGGTTGCACGCATGCCGATGGTGCTAATATGTTGGCCGATGCTTTAAAGCCCTATGGAGGCATTGTAATGTGGCGTGCATTTGTGTATAATCCCAAAGGCTCGGACAGAGCAAAACAAGCTTACGAGGAGTTTATGCCGTTGGATGAGCAATTCAGAGATAATGTGATGATTCAGGTAAAGAACGGACCTGTTGATTTTCAGCCGCGCGAGCCTTTTAGCCCCATGTTTGGAGCCATGAAGGAGACGCAAGTAATGCCCGAATTGCAGATTACACAAGAATATTTGGGCTTTTCCGATCATTTGGTTTACCTCGGAACATTGTATCAAGAGTTTCTGCAATCGGATACTTATGCCAAAGGCAAAGGATCGACGGTAGCAAAAGTAACGGATGGATCGATTTATAATCATCCTGTGAGTGGAATTGCAGGTGTGGCCAATATTGGTGAGGATACCAATTGGTGCGGCCATCATTTTGCACAGGCTAATTGGTATGTTTTTGGTCGATTGTCCTGGAATCCCGATGCTGATGTTAAAACAATTGCGGAAGAATGGGTTCGTCAAACTTTGACTCAAAAAGATAAAGCAGTCAGTTCAATTGTTGAGGTGATGATGAATTCGCGTGAAGCAACGGTTAATTATATGACGCCATTGGGTTTGCATCATCTCATGGGATGGGATCATCATTACGGACCTGAACCTTGGTGTGTTGTGGAAGGAGCTCGACCTGATTGGCTACCTACCTACTATCATAAAGCTGATTCGATTGGAATTGGTTTTGATCGTTCATCAACCGGGAGTAATGCTATAGAACAATATTTCGAGCCTTTAAGAAGTCAATTTGATAGCATAGATAATTGTCCGGAAGAATATTTATTGTGGTTTCATCATGTGCCATGGAATCATAAGATGGAAAATGGGCAGACTTTGTGGAATCAACTATGCCTGAAATACCAGGAAGGGGTTGATGAGGTGAAAAAATCACTGGAAGTGTGGAATAAGATGGAGTCCTTCATTGATAAACAACAATATAAAGAAGTTCAGGCTAAGTTGGAGATTCAGCTTAAGGAAGCCATTTGGTGGAAAGATGCTTGTATTCTTTACTTTCAAAGCTTTTCGAAGCAGCCATTTCCAAAGGGCGTTGAAGAGCCTGTTCATAAATTAGAAGAATTGAAGAAATTAAAGTTTGACCTTAAACATCATAATTAA